The following coding sequences lie in one Anoplolepis gracilipes chromosome 4, ASM4749672v1, whole genome shotgun sequence genomic window:
- the LOC140664780 gene encoding lipase maturation factor 2: MVQVRYTRNLFLRGICIIYLFAFLSFYIQIPGLYGDNGILPARTQIELKTRATLFNKLKQKPTFLWFAPYLGLNVEYMLDVLSLLGIILSFAGFVSQRFCIAPIFAGLWALYFSLYQIGQTFMWFQWDILLLETGFLCILVAPFWYPQRGKSSTPSDTVTFWTVRWLLFRLMFASGVAKLTSECPLWWKLDALNVHFESQCIPTPLAWYVHHLPTWFLRLSTVATNVIELAIPLLFFFLNRKVRIIAFYLQVFLQVCIIATGNYNFFNFLTICLCISLLDDQFFYKRKSKNDKSRIINYLSTLISILVYGGVIYGTYIYYNLRITDNWTIQSDIAFTKEQFDHVLSRVVSFSICVGIASLGLTAVDSITNSAMTTKGMHSKVTTTIVTIFYTVVVCLIFAISLVPYSTLHSSTILSKNSTISVQLKQMHAKVDHLHLVNSYGLFRRMTGVEGRPEVIIEGSDSIDGPWKEYEFLYKPGNVNNSLPFVAPHQPRLDWQMWFAALSSYKQNPWLLSLTYRLLTGQSEVLALINTVETPFREPPKYIRANLYYYHYTPWSQTTNTNAWWTRENMGEYFPIFSRDHPPFLDYIKKIKVIQDKPDFKIANEPLKLILDSLRVLVGKIEASLFLWGVFTAGCTVIVTSYSSSVSKKK; encoded by the exons ATGGTGCAAGTACGCTACACCCGTAATTTATTCCTGCGTGGAATCTGCATTATATATCTGTTCGCATTCCTCAGCTTTTACATACAAATTCCGG gatTATATGGCGATAATGGAATCTTACCAGCCAGAACGCAGATAGAACTAAAAACACGtgcaacattatttaataaactgaAGCAAAAACCAACATTCTTATGGTTTGCACCGTATCTAGGTTTAAATGTAGAATACATGTTGGATGTATTATCTCTCCTTGGAATTATTCTCTCCTTTGCAGg atTTGTCTCGCAAAGATTTTGCATTGCTCCAATATTTGCAGGACTATGGgccttatatttttctttatatcagATTGGTCAAACATTTATGTGGTTTCAATG ggatattttattattggagACCGGATTTCTATGTATACTTGTAGCACCATTTTGGTATCCTCAGCGTGGAAAATCAAGCACTCCGAGCGATACTGTGACATTCTGGACTGTGCGCTGGTTACTTTTCCGTTTGATGTTTGCTAGTGGAGTAGCAAAACTTACCTCAGAATGTCCACTATGGTGGAAATTAGatg CTTTAAATGTCCACTTTGAATCTCAATGTATACCTACTCCTCTGGCATGGTACGTACATCACTTGCCAACATGGTTCCTTCGATTAAGTACTGTTGCTACAAATGTTATTGAGCTTGCCATACcgctcttatttttctttctgaaTAGAAAAGTAAGAATAATAGCATTTTATTTACAG GTATTTTTGCAAGTCTGTATAATTGCCACTGGAAACTACAATTTCTTCAATTTCCTAACAATTtgtttatgtatatctttacTGGACGATCAATTTTTCTACAAACGAAAATCTAAGAACGATAAATctcgtattataaattatctctcGACATTAATAAGCATATTGGTTTATGGGGGAGTTATATATggaacatatatttattataatctgaGGATAACAGACAATTGGACTATTCAGTCTGATAttg CATTTACAAAAGAACAATTTGATCATGTTCTGTCTCGTGTAGTATCGTTTTCTATATGCGTCGGTATAGCATCTCTTGGATTAACAGCAGTGGACTCGATAACTAATTCGGCTATGACTACAAAAGGAATGCATAGTAAAGTCACAACAACGATAGTTACAATTTTCTACACTGTAGTAGTATGTTTGATTTTTGCTATAAGCCTT GTACCATATTCTACTTTACATAGTTCTACAATTCTGTCCAAAAATTCGACGATATCCGTTCAATTGAAACAAATGCATGCAAAGGTGGATCATCTTCATTTAGTAAACAGCTATGGATTATTTCGCCGTATGACAGGAGTTGAAGGTAGACCAGAAGTTATAATAGAAGGAAGTGACAGCATTGATGGACCTTGGAAggaatatgaatttttatacaagccTGGAAACGTTAACAACTCATTACCATTTGTtg CACCTCATCAACCTCGTCTTGATTGGCAAATGTGGTTCGCTGCATTAAGTTCATATAAACAGAATCCATGGCTATTATCACTCACTTATCGTTTATTGACTGGGCAGTCGGAGGTATTGGCTCTAATAAATACTGTCGAAACTCCATTTCGAGAACCGCCAAAATATATCAGAGCTAATCTTTACTATTATCATTATACACCGTGGAGTCAAAC AACAAATACTAATGCTTGGTGGACTAGAGAGAACATGGGGGAATATTTCCCGATATTCAGCCGAGATCATCCGCCGTTTCTcgactatattaaaaaaattaaagttattcaAGACAAGCcggattttaaaattgcaaacgaACCGCTTAAATTAATCCTGGATAGCTTGAGAGTTTTGGTCGGTAAGATAGAAgcgagtttatttttatggGGCGTCTTTACAGCCGGATGTACAGTCATTGTAACAAGTTACAGCAGTTCGGtatcaaaaaagaaataa